The Nitratidesulfovibrio sp. SRB-5 genome includes a window with the following:
- a CDS encoding YchJ family protein, with the protein MSETTLCPCGSGLALDACCGPYVRGEKPAPTAEALMRSRYSAHCLHAFDYLDTSTHPAMREDVSVDEMRAWSEAVDWKGLEVLSVKGGQPGDESGEVSFVAHYVLGGVPQELREDSFFRCEDGVWYYADGLVHGQEPFRREAPKVGRNEPCTCGSGKKFKKCCGK; encoded by the coding sequence ATGTCCGAGACCACGCTTTGCCCCTGCGGCTCCGGCCTTGCGCTGGACGCCTGCTGCGGCCCCTACGTGCGCGGCGAAAAGCCCGCGCCCACGGCGGAGGCGCTGATGCGCTCGCGCTATTCCGCCCACTGCCTGCACGCCTTCGACTATCTGGACACCTCCACCCACCCGGCCATGCGCGAGGACGTCAGCGTCGACGAGATGCGCGCCTGGTCCGAGGCCGTGGACTGGAAGGGCCTGGAAGTGCTTTCCGTCAAGGGCGGCCAGCCCGGCGACGAATCCGGCGAGGTTTCGTTCGTGGCCCACTACGTGCTGGGCGGCGTGCCGCAGGAACTGCGCGAGGACAGCTTTTTCCGGTGCGAGGACGGCGTGTGGTACTACGCCGACGGCCTGGTGCACGGGCAGGAGCCGTTCCGCCGCGAGGCCCCCAAGGTGGGCCGCAACGAGCCCTGCACCTGCGGCAGCGGCAAGAAGTTCAAGAAGTGCTGCGGCAAGTAG
- the mtnA gene encoding S-methyl-5-thioribose-1-phosphate isomerase encodes MEHHIRYDAAQRALILLDQRLLPTRQEDFVCRTTEDIVTALQVMVVRGAPAIGVTAAWGCVLAAYEAAEAGDHWHPVLDGLLERIAKARPTAVNLRWAVDRMRKVWKTAGHAPFATLISLWESEARRIHRDDIEINRAMGRHGAALIDEGDTVMTHCNAGALATAGYGTALGVIRGAVDAGKKISVIANETRPFLQGARLTAYELHEDHIPVTVACDNACGHLMRKGMVQKVVVGADRIAANGDAANKIGTYSVALLAREHGVPFYVAAPLSTIDRNTPDGDHIPIEDRTPREVTHVGDTQITPDGVPVYNFAFDVTPATLIAGIVTEVGVLRPPYTESIAEAFRKAGLE; translated from the coding sequence ATGGAACACCATATCCGCTACGACGCCGCCCAGCGCGCCCTGATCCTGCTCGACCAGCGCCTGCTGCCCACCCGGCAGGAAGATTTCGTCTGCCGCACCACGGAAGACATCGTCACGGCCTTGCAGGTCATGGTGGTGCGCGGCGCGCCCGCCATCGGCGTCACCGCAGCGTGGGGCTGCGTGCTGGCCGCGTACGAGGCCGCCGAGGCGGGCGACCACTGGCACCCGGTGCTGGACGGCCTGCTGGAGCGCATCGCCAAGGCGCGGCCCACGGCGGTGAACCTGCGCTGGGCCGTGGACCGCATGCGCAAGGTGTGGAAGACCGCCGGGCACGCACCCTTCGCCACGCTGATCTCGCTGTGGGAATCGGAGGCGCGGCGCATCCACCGCGACGACATCGAGATCAACCGCGCCATGGGCCGCCACGGCGCGGCGCTGATCGACGAAGGCGACACGGTGATGACCCACTGCAACGCGGGCGCGCTGGCCACCGCCGGATACGGCACCGCGCTGGGGGTCATCCGGGGCGCGGTGGACGCGGGCAAGAAGATTTCGGTCATCGCCAACGAAACGCGCCCCTTCCTGCAGGGCGCGCGGCTGACCGCCTATGAACTGCACGAGGACCACATCCCCGTCACCGTGGCCTGCGACAACGCCTGCGGCCACCTGATGCGCAAGGGCATGGTGCAGAAGGTGGTGGTGGGGGCCGACCGCATTGCCGCCAACGGCGACGCCGCCAACAAGATCGGCACCTATTCCGTGGCCCTGCTGGCCCGCGAACACGGCGTGCCTTTCTACGTGGCCGCGCCGCTGTCCACCATCGACAGGAACACCCCCGACGGCGACCACATTCCCATCGAAGACCGCACCCCGCGCGAGGTGACCCACGTGGGCGACACCCAGATCACCCCCGACGGAGTGCCGGTGTACAACTTTGCCTTCGACGTGACCCCCGCCACGCTCATCGCGGGCATCGTCACCGAGGTGGGCGTGCTGCGCCCCCCGTACACCGAGAGCATCGCGGAGGCGTTTCGGAAGGCCGGGCTGGAGTAG
- a CDS encoding ArsA-related P-loop ATPase — MKLAFAGKGGAGKTTLAAWTADYLARHGHDVWMIDADTALSLGRASGLARDGLPVPLVERHDLIMQRIGTGMISLTPEVGDLPEALAVDVPLGGNAAPGVAPGRKRLLVMGSVAGAGGGCACEANSLLKALLAHLVYDRREWVLVDLEAGVEHLGRGTVAAVDGLAVVSEPGLRSLETAADIARLAHGLGLQRQVLALNRLAGPCVACPEDEHLTRLPLLPQLPDSPALAGLPETRVGVPALPGLAERMLDNACVTGLPEHALVDRFITRLLDGFGHPAGATH, encoded by the coding sequence ATGAAACTGGCATTCGCGGGCAAGGGCGGCGCGGGCAAGACCACGCTGGCGGCCTGGACGGCGGACTATCTGGCCCGGCACGGGCACGACGTGTGGATGATCGATGCGGACACGGCCCTGTCATTAGGGAGGGCCTCCGGCCTGGCCCGCGACGGCCTGCCCGTCCCGCTGGTGGAGCGGCACGACCTGATCATGCAGCGCATCGGCACGGGCATGATAAGCCTGACGCCCGAGGTGGGCGACCTGCCCGAGGCGCTGGCGGTGGATGTCCCGCTTGGAGGGAATGCGGCCCCCGGTGTTGCGCCGGGGCGCAAGCGGCTGCTGGTCATGGGCTCGGTGGCCGGGGCCGGTGGCGGCTGCGCCTGCGAGGCCAATTCCCTGCTGAAGGCCCTGCTGGCCCATCTGGTATACGACCGGCGCGAATGGGTGCTGGTGGATCTGGAAGCCGGGGTGGAACACCTTGGCCGGGGCACCGTGGCGGCAGTGGACGGCCTGGCTGTGGTCAGCGAACCGGGGCTGCGCAGCCTGGAAACGGCGGCGGACATTGCCCGGCTGGCGCACGGCCTTGGCCTGCAACGTCAGGTGCTGGCCCTGAACCGTCTTGCCGGGCCGTGCGTGGCCTGTCCCGAAGACGAGCACCTGACCCGATTGCCCCTGCTTCCACAGTTGCCCGACAGCCCGGCACTGGCCGGGCTGCCCGAAACGCGGGTGGGCGTGCCCGCCCTGCCCGGCCTTGCGGAGCGCATGCTGGACAACGCCTGCGTCACCGGCCTGCCGGAACACGCGCTGGTGGACAGGTTCATCACGCGGTTGCTGGACGGGTTCGGACACCCGGCGGGGGCCACGCACTGA
- a CDS encoding Crp/Fnr family transcriptional regulator, which produces MMMKLSDVDLLEALERPESAPLREMFSVRRVARGQGIFWPDEQEDLVLVVKSGRFRVYLSYGGKEFTLAFLERGDIYSSHTGAHVQALADGEMLLADTRAFRRRMTDLPEVSAIMVRVLGQMLRSTFFLIEGLVFRDSNTRLASLLLEQAERAPAPDPDDSADLDNLAEMDAEDGDPTGAGMASTPDGVPPHVPANAPIHTPVHTPAAMRPAHAHARRHAVPTRSVQPGSGQIIRMDLTTEQLAGMVGATRQTVSTLLNDMIRSGILERVGRGAYRVRDMDRLRELASA; this is translated from the coding sequence ATGATGATGAAGCTCTCCGACGTCGATCTGCTGGAAGCGCTGGAGCGCCCCGAAAGCGCGCCCCTGCGCGAGATGTTTTCCGTGCGCCGGGTGGCGCGCGGGCAGGGCATCTTCTGGCCCGACGAGCAGGAGGATCTGGTGCTGGTGGTGAAGTCGGGCCGGTTCCGGGTGTACCTTTCGTACGGGGGCAAGGAATTCACCCTGGCCTTTCTGGAGCGGGGCGACATCTACAGCAGCCACACCGGGGCGCACGTGCAGGCCCTGGCCGACGGCGAGATGCTGCTGGCCGACACCCGCGCCTTTCGCCGCCGCATGACCGACCTGCCGGAGGTTTCGGCCATCATGGTGCGGGTGCTGGGGCAGATGCTGCGCTCCACCTTCTTCCTCATCGAGGGGCTGGTGTTCCGCGACAGCAACACCCGCCTGGCCTCCCTGCTGCTGGAGCAGGCCGAACGGGCCCCCGCCCCCGATCCTGACGATTCCGCCGACCTCGACAACCTCGCCGAGATGGACGCGGAGGACGGTGATCCCACCGGCGCGGGCATGGCATCGACACCCGACGGCGTGCCCCCGCACGTCCCGGCCAACGCCCCGATTCACACCCCGGTTCACACCCCGGCCGCAATGCGCCCCGCCCATGCCCATGCCCGGCGCCACGCCGTGCCGACCCGGTCGGTGCAGCCCGGCAGCGGCCAGATCATCCGCATGGACCTGACCACGGAACAACTGGCCGGCATGGTGGGGGCCACCCGCCAGACCGTGTCCACCCTGCTCAACGACATGATCCGCTCCGGCATCCTTGAACGGGTGGGACGCGGCGCCTACCGCGTGCGCGACATGGACCGCCTGCGTGAACTGGCCAGCGCGTAG
- the serS gene encoding serine--tRNA ligase yields MLDLKLLQRSPEVVAKALADRGSSLDMAEFTALDERRRALLAEVEALKGERNKASGEVARMKRAGEDAAPLLERLSGLSDRIKDLDRETEEVKSAVNDWLLAVPNIPDASVPFGRSEADNPEVLRWGEPRAFSFAPKEHWEIGTALGGLDFERAGKLAGSRFAVYRTWAARMERALANFFLDTHVTEHGYVEIIPPFMANRKTLTGTGNLPKFEEDLFKLEGWDYFLIPTAEVPLTNLHADDVLEEAQLPLGYAAMTPCFRSEAGSYGKDTRGLIRQHQFTKVEMVRFAHPERSFDELERMRGHAEVLLQRLGLPYRVITLCTGDMGFSSTKTYDIEVWLPGQNAYREISSCSNCGDFQARRAGIRFRPAGGGKPEFAHTLNGSGLAVGRALVAVIENYQQEDGSVVIPDVLRPYMGGMERVTAE; encoded by the coding sequence ATGCTCGATCTCAAGCTGCTGCAACGCAGCCCCGAAGTGGTGGCCAAGGCCCTGGCCGACCGGGGCTCGTCGCTCGACATGGCCGAATTCACCGCCCTGGACGAACGCCGCCGCGCCCTTCTGGCCGAGGTGGAAGCCCTGAAGGGCGAACGCAATAAGGCCTCGGGCGAAGTGGCCCGCATGAAGCGCGCGGGCGAAGACGCCGCGCCGCTGCTGGAACGCCTGTCCGGGCTGTCCGACCGCATCAAGGACCTGGACCGCGAAACCGAAGAGGTGAAGTCCGCCGTCAACGACTGGCTGCTGGCCGTGCCCAACATCCCCGATGCCTCGGTGCCCTTTGGCCGCAGTGAAGCCGACAACCCCGAGGTGCTGCGCTGGGGCGAGCCCCGCGCCTTCTCCTTTGCCCCCAAGGAACACTGGGAGATCGGCACCGCCCTTGGCGGGCTGGACTTCGAGCGGGCGGGCAAGCTGGCGGGCAGCCGCTTTGCCGTGTACCGCACCTGGGCGGCCCGGATGGAACGCGCCCTGGCCAACTTCTTTCTGGACACGCACGTCACCGAGCACGGCTACGTGGAAATCATTCCGCCGTTCATGGCCAACCGCAAGACCCTGACCGGCACCGGCAACTTGCCCAAGTTCGAGGAAGACCTGTTCAAGCTCGAAGGATGGGATTACTTTCTGATTCCCACGGCGGAAGTGCCGCTGACCAACCTGCACGCGGACGACGTGCTGGAAGAGGCGCAACTGCCCTTGGGCTACGCGGCCATGACCCCGTGCTTCCGCTCCGAGGCGGGCAGCTACGGCAAGGACACGCGCGGCCTGATCCGCCAGCACCAGTTCACCAAGGTGGAGATGGTGCGCTTCGCCCATCCGGAACGGTCGTTCGACGAACTGGAAAGGATGCGCGGCCATGCGGAAGTGCTGTTGCAGCGCCTGGGCCTGCCCTACCGGGTGATCACCCTGTGCACGGGCGACATGGGCTTCTCGTCGACCAAGACCTACGACATCGAGGTCTGGCTGCCCGGCCAGAACGCCTACCGCGAGATTTCGTCCTGCTCCAACTGCGGCGACTTCCAGGCGCGCCGCGCGGGCATCCGCTTCCGCCCGGCGGGCGGCGGCAAGCCCGAATTCGCGCACACCCTGAACGGCTCTGGCCTGGCCGTTGGCCGCGCCCTGGTGGCGGTCATCGAAAACTACCAGCAGGAAGACGGGTCGGTGGTCATCCCCGACGTGCTGCGCCCCTACATGGGCGGCATGGAGCGGGTGACGGCGGAATAG
- a CDS encoding PilZ domain-containing protein, producing MTDSTNDRRKHCRLPKPFPVEASEIRFPPSSQGRFETQCCDISAGGLSVHSPRTFEPGTKLQVRVHIPTLNKYSPGFFKVYENDADQYLQAIAEVIRAEFSAGGYLLGLKYVDVDEDAARAVANMVNKAVQG from the coding sequence ATGACAGACTCCACCAACGACCGACGCAAGCATTGCCGGCTTCCCAAGCCCTTTCCCGTCGAGGCCAGCGAGATCAGGTTTCCCCCGTCCAGCCAGGGCCGCTTCGAAACCCAGTGCTGCGACATCAGCGCCGGGGGGCTCAGCGTGCACAGCCCCCGCACCTTCGAGCCGGGCACCAAGTTGCAGGTGCGCGTGCACATCCCCACGCTGAACAAGTATTCGCCGGGGTTCTTCAAGGTATACGAGAACGACGCCGACCAGTACCTGCAAGCCATAGCCGAGGTGATCCGCGCGGAATTTTCCGCCGGGGGCTACCTGCTGGGGCTGAAGTATGTGGATGTGGACGAGGACGCCGCGCGCGCCGTGGCGAACATGGTCAACAAGGCCGTGCAGGGCTGA
- a CDS encoding cysteine hydrolase family protein: MSSTSASTPAAAPTAPVTSPVTALVLVDIQRDYFPGGRMALPDAENAGRRAAEVLARCRAASMPIIHIRHESIRPGSTFFLPGTEGADIHPLVAPLPGEAVLAKHFPNSFRDTELLHHLRAIGATDLIVVGMMTHMCIDTTVRAAFDLGFRCRVAGDATASPALAYGGTQVDADTVRATFLAALNGVFAEVTDAAHLAV, from the coding sequence ATGTCGTCCACATCTGCAAGCACCCCCGCAGCAGCCCCAACCGCGCCCGTCACCTCGCCCGTCACGGCGCTCGTTCTGGTGGACATCCAGCGCGACTACTTTCCCGGCGGGCGCATGGCCCTGCCCGACGCGGAAAACGCTGGTCGCCGCGCTGCGGAAGTGCTGGCCCGCTGCCGCGCGGCGTCCATGCCTATCATCCACATCCGCCACGAAAGCATCCGCCCCGGCTCCACCTTTTTCCTGCCCGGCACGGAAGGGGCGGACATCCACCCGCTGGTGGCCCCGTTGCCCGGAGAGGCGGTGCTGGCCAAACACTTCCCCAACTCGTTCCGCGACACGGAGTTGCTGCACCACCTGCGCGCAATCGGCGCCACCGACCTTATCGTGGTGGGCATGATGACCCACATGTGCATCGACACCACGGTGCGCGCCGCCTTCGACCTTGGCTTCCGCTGCCGGGTGGCGGGCGACGCCACGGCCTCGCCCGCGCTGGCGTACGGCGGCACGCAGGTGGATGCGGACACGGTGCGCGCCACCTTCCTGGCCGCCCTGAACGGGGTGTTCGCCGAAGTGACCGACGCGGCGCATCTGGCGGTGTAG
- the cooS gene encoding anaerobic carbon-monoxide dehydrogenase catalytic subunit: MNSGTPDTERTLWEDARQMLRKAEAENIPTAWDRMREQTPHCKFCELGTTCRNCVMGPCRIANRKDGKMRYGVCGADADVIVARNFGRFIAGGAAGHSDHGRDLIETLEAVVEGHAPGYTIRDEAKLRRIAGELGVADADTRPTLDVARDLVDVCYADFGSRRTELAFLKRAPKARRELWARLGMTPRGIDREIAEMMHRTHMGCDNDPASLLTHAARTALADGWGGSMIGTELSDILFGTPAPRQSTVNLGVLREDAVNILVHGHNPVVSEMILAAAREPAMQQAARDAGAAALNVAGLCCTGNELLMRQGIPMAGNHLMTELAIVTGAADAIVADYQCIMPSLVRIAACYHTRFVTTSPKGRFTGATHIEVHPHNAQEKCREIVQLAIEAFTRRDPARVSIPVQPVPITTGFSNEAILAALGGTPAPLLDAVKAGQIRGFVGIVGCNNPKIMQDSGNVGLAKELIRRDIMVLATGCVTTAAGKAGLLMPEAADMAGPGLSAVCKALGVPPVLHMGSCVDNSRILQLCGLLADELGVDISDLPVGASSPEWYSEKAAAIGLYAVASGIPTHLGLPPNILGSDVVTGMAVDGLNGLVGAAFMVEADPVKAADLLEAHIVARRQKLGLSA; encoded by the coding sequence ATGAATTCCGGAACCCCCGACACCGAGCGCACCCTGTGGGAAGACGCGCGGCAGATGCTGCGCAAGGCCGAGGCCGAAAACATTCCCACCGCGTGGGACCGCATGCGCGAGCAGACGCCCCACTGTAAATTCTGCGAACTGGGCACCACCTGCCGCAACTGCGTCATGGGCCCCTGCCGCATCGCCAACCGCAAGGACGGCAAGATGCGCTACGGCGTGTGCGGCGCGGACGCCGACGTCATCGTGGCCCGCAACTTCGGCCGGTTCATCGCGGGCGGGGCCGCCGGGCACTCCGACCATGGCCGCGACCTGATCGAAACGCTGGAAGCCGTGGTGGAGGGCCATGCCCCCGGCTACACCATCCGCGACGAGGCCAAGCTGCGCCGCATTGCCGGCGAACTGGGCGTGGCCGACGCGGACACCCGCCCCACCCTGGACGTGGCCCGCGACCTTGTTGACGTCTGCTACGCCGACTTCGGCAGCCGCCGCACCGAACTGGCCTTCCTGAAGCGCGCCCCCAAGGCCCGGCGCGAACTGTGGGCCAGGCTGGGCATGACCCCGCGCGGCATCGACCGCGAAATTGCCGAAATGATGCACCGCACCCACATGGGCTGCGACAACGACCCCGCCAGCCTGCTGACCCACGCCGCGCGCACCGCGCTGGCCGACGGCTGGGGCGGGTCCATGATCGGCACGGAACTTTCGGACATCCTGTTCGGCACGCCCGCTCCCCGCCAGTCCACCGTGAATCTGGGCGTGCTGCGCGAGGACGCCGTGAACATCCTGGTGCACGGCCACAACCCCGTGGTGTCGGAAATGATTCTGGCCGCCGCGCGCGAACCCGCCATGCAGCAGGCCGCCCGCGATGCCGGGGCCGCCGCCCTGAACGTGGCCGGGCTGTGCTGCACCGGCAACGAACTGCTGATGCGCCAGGGCATTCCCATGGCGGGCAACCACCTGATGACGGAACTGGCCATCGTCACCGGCGCGGCGGACGCCATCGTGGCCGACTATCAGTGCATCATGCCCAGCCTGGTGCGCATTGCCGCGTGCTACCACACCCGTTTCGTGACCACCTCGCCCAAGGGGCGGTTCACCGGGGCCACGCACATAGAGGTGCACCCCCACAACGCGCAGGAAAAGTGCCGCGAGATCGTGCAACTGGCCATAGAAGCGTTCACCAGGCGCGACCCCGCGCGGGTGAGCATTCCCGTGCAGCCGGTGCCCATCACCACCGGCTTTTCCAACGAGGCCATTCTGGCCGCGTTGGGCGGCACCCCGGCCCCGCTGCTGGACGCCGTGAAGGCCGGACAGATTCGCGGGTTCGTGGGCATCGTAGGCTGCAACAACCCCAAGATCATGCAGGATTCCGGCAACGTGGGCCTCGCGAAGGAACTCATCCGCCGCGACATCATGGTGCTGGCCACCGGCTGCGTGACCACGGCGGCGGGCAAGGCCGGGCTGCTGATGCCCGAGGCCGCCGACATGGCCGGGCCGGGGCTTTCCGCCGTGTGCAAGGCGCTGGGCGTGCCGCCGGTGCTGCACATGGGCAGCTGCGTGGACAATTCGCGCATCCTGCAACTGTGCGGCCTGCTGGCCGACGAACTGGGCGTGGACATCAGCGACCTGCCCGTGGGGGCGTCGTCGCCGGAATGGTATTCGGAAAAGGCGGCGGCCATCGGCCTGTACGCCGTGGCCAGCGGCATTCCCACCCACCTCGGCCTGCCGCCCAACATCCTGGGCAGCGACGTGGTGACCGGCATGGCCGTGGACGGCCTGAACGGGCTGGTGGGCGCGGCGTTCATGGTGGAAGCGGACCCGGTGAAGGCGGCGGACCTGCTGGAGGCGCATATCGTCGCGCGCCGCCAGAAGCTGGGCCTTTCCGCGTAG
- a CDS encoding glycosyltransferase family 1 protein: MRTFLFVPPLPRMTGGLAVLYRMAAHLYAAGYPVFLVPREGGAPGLDPDNPPAPVMGWDEAAAAVAPQDVWLVPEGWVNALAPGLRAGARCVVYVQNWAYLLSSLPPGVFWPQLDVSFLAVSDPVAWYTREVTGREAPVLRPGIDLELFRPAWLDGPDGPSMPVGPSGPDKPDGDDAPADGDAGAAIPDGPAHGPVRIAWMPRKNRALAQQVRDLLSARLALSASRGERPVEVEWREIHGRSHAEVADLLRTSHVFLATGFPEGCPLPPLEALASGCLLVGFAGFGGWDYMRQALPGGVTPWWTGGGPKADPASGGMALPPNGYFAADADVVAAGLALERAVRLAATGGPELAALRRAGLATARACSLQRQRATVLALWERVAKGELFPPART, encoded by the coding sequence ATGCGCACTTTTCTGTTCGTTCCGCCGCTGCCCCGCATGACCGGGGGCCTTGCCGTGCTGTACCGCATGGCCGCGCACCTGTATGCCGCGGGGTACCCGGTGTTTCTCGTCCCCCGCGAAGGCGGCGCGCCCGGGCTTGATCCGGACAATCCGCCCGCGCCGGTCATGGGGTGGGACGAGGCCGCCGCCGCCGTGGCCCCTCAGGACGTCTGGCTGGTGCCGGAAGGCTGGGTCAACGCGCTGGCCCCCGGCCTGCGCGCGGGCGCGCGGTGCGTGGTGTACGTGCAGAACTGGGCGTACCTGCTGTCTTCGTTGCCTCCGGGCGTGTTCTGGCCGCAACTGGATGTCTCGTTCCTGGCCGTGTCCGATCCGGTGGCCTGGTACACCCGCGAGGTGACCGGACGCGAGGCCCCGGTACTGCGCCCCGGCATCGACCTTGAACTGTTCCGCCCGGCCTGGCTGGACGGGCCGGACGGGCCGAGTATGCCGGTCGGGCCGAGTGGACCGGACAAGCCGGACGGCGACGACGCCCCGGCTGACGGGGATGCCGGAGCCGCCATTCCCGACGGCCCCGCGCACGGCCCGGTGCGGATCGCTTGGATGCCGCGCAAGAATCGCGCGCTGGCCCAGCAGGTGCGCGACCTGCTGTCCGCCCGGCTGGCCCTGTCCGCCTCGCGCGGGGAGCGCCCGGTCGAAGTGGAATGGCGCGAGATTCATGGCCGCTCCCATGCCGAGGTGGCCGACCTGCTGCGCACGTCGCACGTGTTCCTGGCCACGGGGTTTCCCGAAGGGTGCCCGCTGCCCCCGCTGGAGGCGCTGGCCAGCGGCTGCCTGCTGGTGGGCTTTGCCGGGTTCGGCGGGTGGGACTACATGCGTCAGGCCCTGCCCGGCGGCGTGACCCCGTGGTGGACGGGGGGCGGCCCCAAGGCGGACCCCGCAAGCGGGGGCATGGCGTTGCCGCCCAACGGCTACTTTGCCGCCGATGCCGACGTGGTGGCCGCGGGGCTGGCCCTGGAACGGGCCGTGCGACTTGCGGCCACGGGCGGGCCGGAACTGGCCGCGCTGCGCCGGGCGGGCCTTGCCACGGCGCGGGCCTGTTCGCTGCAACGCCAGCGCGCAACTGTGCTGGCCCTGTGGGAGCGGGTTGCCAAGGGCGAGCTGTTTCCCCCGGCCAGAACCTGA
- a CDS encoding NifB/NifX family molybdenum-iron cluster-binding protein, whose translation MLKIALPSRDGIIDEHFGHCEYYTLLTVDETRNIVKEERLTPPPGCGCKSNIVPVLVDLGVSVLVGGNMGEGAVMTLRRHGIQVVRGASGPVHDAARSWLDGRLADRQELCTSHGHHGCGNH comes from the coding sequence ATGCTCAAAATTGCCCTGCCCTCGAGAGACGGCATCATTGACGAACATTTCGGCCACTGCGAGTATTATACCCTGCTGACGGTGGACGAGACCCGCAACATTGTGAAAGAAGAGCGCCTGACGCCGCCCCCCGGCTGCGGGTGCAAGTCGAACATCGTGCCCGTGCTGGTGGATCTTGGCGTCAGCGTTCTGGTGGGCGGCAACATGGGCGAAGGCGCCGTGATGACGTTGCGCCGCCACGGCATACAGGTGGTGCGGGGCGCGTCCGGCCCGGTGCATGACGCCGCCCGGAGCTGGCTGGACGGTCGCCTGGCCGACCGGCAGGAATTGTGTACATCCCACGGCCATCACGGCTGCGGTAACCATTAG
- a CDS encoding DUF309 domain-containing protein, with amino-acid sequence MPDDKTRNGDAAVPPQGGGGGRASVGEMPDSRTPDDRIPDEIRRFDRALALFEAGAWFTCHEVLEHLWLDETRPRRDVYKGILQIAVGLLHEENGNRTGALRLLERGAGHLAPFLPAWFGVDLATLRDEALRLRAVLAALPPGQRLDAERWKELLPRVSRMI; translated from the coding sequence ATGCCTGACGACAAGACGCGAAACGGTGACGCTGCCGTGCCGCCGCAAGGTGGCGGGGGCGGGCGTGCCTCGGTTGGTGAAATGCCGGACAGCCGTACTCCAGACGACCGGATCCCCGACGAAATCCGTCGCTTCGACCGGGCGCTGGCCCTGTTCGAGGCCGGGGCGTGGTTCACCTGCCACGAGGTGCTGGAACATCTGTGGCTGGATGAAACCCGGCCCCGGCGTGACGTGTACAAGGGCATCCTGCAGATTGCCGTGGGCCTGCTGCACGAGGAAAACGGCAACCGCACCGGGGCGCTGCGCCTGCTGGAACGCGGTGCCGGTCATCTGGCCCCGTTTCTGCCGGCATGGTTCGGGGTGGATCTGGCGACCCTGCGGGACGAGGCCCTGCGCCTGCGCGCGGTGTTGGCCGCGCTGCCCCCCGGCCAGCGGCTGGACGCGGAGCGGTGGAAGGAATTGCTGCCGCGCGTATCGCGAATGATTTGA
- a CDS encoding TatD family hydrolase — MSKKKPERPAPESLGLPCTGVESHAHLDGSEFDADREAVLDRARAAGVALFGNVFLGPQKWAANRHLFAQRPEVFFLLGIHPCEAQACDEAAIAAMRDAFAQDVRLRAVGEIGLDFYWDDCPPDIQRAAFRAQLALAREVGRPVVIHSRDAFDDTLRVLEDEGFSGYPLLWHCFGGDAAQAARIVAHGWHVSLPGPVSYPANEPLREAARTLPLDRLLLETDCPYLSPVPYRGKRNEPAYMVFTAQAVAQARGMDVAELWTVAGENARRFFGI, encoded by the coding sequence ATGTCCAAGAAGAAACCGGAGCGCCCCGCGCCGGAAAGCCTGGGGCTGCCCTGCACCGGCGTGGAATCGCACGCCCATCTCGACGGCAGCGAGTTCGACGCCGACAGAGAGGCCGTGCTGGACCGCGCCCGCGCCGCCGGGGTGGCACTGTTCGGCAACGTGTTCCTGGGGCCGCAGAAGTGGGCGGCCAACCGCCACCTGTTCGCACAGCGGCCCGAGGTGTTCTTTCTGCTCGGCATCCACCCCTGCGAGGCGCAGGCCTGTGACGAGGCGGCCATTGCCGCCATGCGCGACGCCTTTGCGCAGGACGTCCGCCTGCGCGCCGTGGGCGAGATCGGCCTGGATTTCTACTGGGACGACTGCCCGCCCGACATCCAGCGCGCGGCCTTTCGTGCCCAGCTGGCCCTGGCCCGCGAGGTGGGCCGCCCGGTGGTGATCCATTCGCGCGACGCCTTCGACGACACCCTGCGGGTGTTGGAGGACGAGGGATTTTCCGGCTACCCGCTGCTGTGGCACTGCTTTGGCGGGGACGCGGCGCAGGCCGCGCGCATCGTGGCGCACGGCTGGCACGTCTCGCTGCCCGGCCCGGTCAGCTACCCGGCCAACGAACCCCTGCGCGAGGCCGCGCGCACCCTGCCGCTGGACCGGCTGCTGCTGGAAACCGACTGCCCGTACCTGTCGCCGGTGCCGTATCGCGGCAAGCGCAACGAACCCGCGTACATGGTGTTCACCGCGCAGGCTGTGGCCCAGGCGCGGGGCATGGATGTGGCCGAGCTGTGGACGGTGGCCGGGGAGAACGCCCGGCGGTTCTTCGGGATCTAG